The Saccharopolyspora gloriosae genome window below encodes:
- a CDS encoding 3-hydroxybutyryl-CoA dehydrogenase — protein sequence MTGIERVGVVGSGLMGAGIAEVSARSGLDVIVSEVNEDAAEAGRVRITKSLDRAVSRGKLAEAERDATLGRLRFTTSLADLADRQLVIEAIAENEQLKTGVFAELDRVVTDPAAILASNTSSIPIAKLAGATRRPAQVIGVHFFNPVPVLKLVELVPSLVTSEETVQRIETFAADGLGKQSIRAKDRSGFVVNALLVPYLFSAIRMYESGIATAEDIDNGMVLGCAHPMGPLTLSDMVGLDTLKAIGDSMYGEYKEQLYAAPPLLERMVDAGHYGKKSGQGFYSYS from the coding sequence GTGACGGGAATCGAACGCGTAGGCGTGGTGGGCTCCGGGCTCATGGGTGCGGGCATCGCGGAGGTCAGCGCCCGCAGCGGGCTGGACGTCATCGTCTCGGAGGTCAACGAAGACGCCGCCGAAGCCGGCCGGGTGCGCATCACCAAATCCCTGGACCGCGCGGTGAGCCGGGGCAAGCTCGCGGAAGCCGAACGGGACGCGACGCTGGGCCGCCTGCGGTTCACCACCTCGCTGGCCGACCTCGCGGACCGGCAGCTGGTCATCGAGGCCATCGCGGAGAACGAACAGCTCAAGACCGGCGTGTTCGCCGAACTGGACCGAGTGGTCACCGACCCCGCCGCGATCCTCGCGTCCAACACCTCCTCCATCCCCATCGCGAAGCTCGCCGGCGCCACCCGGCGGCCCGCGCAGGTCATCGGAGTGCACTTCTTCAACCCGGTGCCGGTGCTCAAGCTCGTCGAACTCGTGCCCTCGCTGGTCACCTCCGAAGAAACCGTGCAACGCATCGAGACCTTCGCCGCCGACGGGCTCGGCAAGCAGAGCATCCGCGCCAAGGACCGCTCCGGATTCGTGGTGAACGCGCTGCTCGTGCCGTACCTGTTCTCCGCGATCCGGATGTACGAGAGCGGCATCGCCACCGCCGAGGACATCGACAACGGCATGGTGCTCGGCTGCGCCCACCCGATGGGGCCGCTGACCCTGTCCGACATGGTCGGGCTCGACACGCTCAAGGCCATCGGCGACTCGATGTACGGCGAATACAAGGAACAGCTCTACGCCGCGCCGCCGCTGCTGGAGCGCATGGTCGACGCAGGCCACTACGGCAAGAAGTCCGGCCAGGGGTTTTACTCGTACTCCTGA
- a CDS encoding GntR family transcriptional regulator — translation MPADPNPRPDDREAAPRADLRWHAPERPPTTQAFVLDALRRAITTGSLAPGRPIRQDAIAAELGVSRVPLREALKTLEAEGQVVYRPHRGYAVAELSLDDLLEVYRLRGLLESDAAAVAAGRFTAADLEVIGEAARDVERAAEAADLVEMITANRRFHFALLTPCGMPRLLRIVRTLWDATDAYRAVYYNSETNRERVRAEHDAIVRAATEADADRLVTLLADHRNHAVDSLRHTIGTPI, via the coding sequence ATGCCAGCAGACCCGAACCCGCGACCCGACGACCGCGAGGCGGCGCCGCGCGCCGATCTGCGCTGGCACGCGCCGGAAAGACCACCGACGACGCAGGCCTTCGTGTTGGACGCGCTGCGGCGGGCGATCACCACCGGTTCGCTGGCGCCGGGCAGGCCGATCCGCCAGGACGCCATCGCCGCGGAGCTCGGCGTCAGCCGCGTCCCGCTGCGGGAGGCGCTCAAGACGCTGGAAGCCGAGGGGCAGGTGGTCTACCGGCCGCACCGCGGGTACGCGGTGGCCGAGCTGTCGCTGGACGACCTGCTGGAGGTGTACCGGCTGCGCGGGCTGCTGGAATCGGACGCGGCGGCGGTCGCGGCGGGCCGGTTCACCGCGGCGGACCTGGAGGTGATCGGCGAGGCCGCGCGGGACGTGGAGCGCGCGGCCGAGGCGGCCGACCTGGTGGAGATGATCACGGCGAACCGCCGCTTCCACTTCGCGCTGCTGACGCCGTGCGGGATGCCGCGCCTGCTGCGGATCGTGCGGACCTTGTGGGACGCCACCGACGCCTACCGCGCGGTGTACTACAACTCCGAGACCAACCGGGAACGGGTCCGAGCAGAGCACGACGCCATCGTCCGAGCGGCCACCGAAGCCGACGCCGACCGCCTGGTCACCCTCCTCGCCGACCACCGCAACCACGCCGTCGACTCACTCCGCCACACCATCGGCACCCCCATCTGA
- a CDS encoding CaiB/BaiF CoA transferase family protein, with the protein MGRALPMDGVVVADFSRVLAGPYATMALADLGATVIKVERPGAGDDTRGWGPPWTDRSSAYFESVNRSKRSVVLDFDDEQDRAAARELARRADVLVENFRPGVLDRCGLDPESALELNPRLIYASVSGFGSGPGADLPGYDFVVQAVGGLMSITGAPDGPPTKVGVAVVDVLTGKDLSLGILAALRQRDATGQGQRVEVNLLSSLLGSLVNQMSGLLTTGIAPERMGNRHPSIAPYETLRCEDGLLAVAVGNDEQFRRFTEALGLLGLADDPRFAANSERVANRAALVEALENVLGARRAADWQARLHRAGIACGQVNDLARAVHYAESLGLNPVVDPGDGGVAQARMPIEFSGIDVAEPLAPPRLGEHTDEVRAWLAGDPSPLAPLSDDPSRGGHR; encoded by the coding sequence ATGGGGCGCGCGCTGCCGATGGACGGTGTCGTCGTGGCGGACTTCAGCAGGGTGCTGGCCGGTCCGTACGCGACGATGGCGCTCGCCGACCTCGGCGCCACCGTGATCAAGGTCGAACGGCCCGGTGCAGGTGACGACACCCGCGGCTGGGGACCGCCGTGGACCGACCGCAGCTCCGCGTACTTCGAATCCGTCAACCGCAGCAAGCGCAGCGTGGTGCTCGACTTCGACGACGAGCAGGACCGGGCCGCCGCGCGGGAACTCGCCCGCCGCGCCGACGTGCTGGTCGAGAACTTCCGCCCCGGCGTGCTCGACCGCTGTGGGCTGGACCCGGAGTCCGCGCTGGAGCTCAACCCCCGGCTGATCTACGCCTCCGTCTCGGGCTTCGGCAGCGGACCCGGCGCGGACCTGCCGGGCTACGACTTCGTCGTGCAGGCCGTCGGCGGGCTGATGAGCATCACCGGCGCACCGGACGGGCCGCCGACGAAGGTCGGGGTGGCCGTCGTCGACGTGCTCACCGGCAAGGACTTGAGCCTCGGCATCCTCGCCGCGCTGCGGCAGCGCGACGCCACGGGCCAGGGCCAGCGCGTCGAGGTGAACCTGCTCTCCAGCCTGCTCGGGTCCCTGGTGAACCAGATGAGCGGCCTGCTCACCACCGGCATCGCCCCCGAGCGGATGGGCAACCGGCACCCGAGCATCGCCCCGTACGAAACGCTGCGCTGCGAGGACGGGCTGCTGGCCGTCGCAGTCGGCAACGACGAGCAGTTCCGCCGGTTCACCGAGGCGCTCGGCCTGCTCGGCCTGGCCGACGATCCCCGGTTCGCCGCGAACTCCGAACGGGTCGCGAACCGGGCCGCGCTGGTCGAAGCGCTGGAGAACGTGCTCGGCGCGCGCCGAGCCGCCGACTGGCAGGCCCGGCTGCACCGCGCGGGCATCGCCTGCGGCCAGGTCAACGACCTGGCCCGCGCCGTGCACTACGCCGAATCGCTGGGCCTGAACCCGGTGGTCGACCCCGGTGACGGGGGCGTGGCGCAGGCCCGGATGCCGATCGAGTTCTCCGGTATCGACGTGGCCGAACCGCTCGCGCCGCCGCGGCTGGGCGAGCACACCGACGAGGTACGCGCCTGGCTGGCCGGTGATCCGTCTCCGCTGGCGCCGCTGTCCGACGATCCGTCCCGAGGAGGTCACCGATGA